One genomic segment of Naumovozyma castellii chromosome 9, complete genome includes these proteins:
- the MZM1 gene encoding Mzm1p (ancestral locus Anc_3.89) — protein sequence MSLNGRALTAYRHGLRATKIAFNGDIRMLTAARVQMRNGMIDPPNPELSKEDQIKHLEDIALFLRRNVVQGVKTPQDEARYHLNIHKDTELGDNEDTKIPKRNTLTGGKTSPVGGCCGGGA from the coding sequence ATGAGTCTCAATGGAAGAGCCCTCACTGCATATAGGCATGGTCTTAGAGCCACTAAAATTGCATTTAATGGTGATATAAGGATGTTAACTGCAGCACGAGTACAAATGAGGAACGGGATGATTGATCCACCAAATCCAGAATTATCCAAGGAAGATCAAATAAAGCATTTGGAAGATATCGCATTATTCCTAAGAAGGAATGTCGTACAAGGTGTGAAAACCCCTCAAGATGAAGCGAGATATCActtaaatattcataagGATACTGAATTGGgagataatgaagatacCAAGATTCCGAAAAGAAACACCTTGACAGGCGGTAAAAC
- the IZH1 gene encoding PAQR-type receptor (ancestral locus Anc_3.90), whose translation MSRVTTTRRKPTKVQAVAVGSSNKHADGDKTKRNWKRRLFNFNELPEWQRDNDKILTGYVRETKSFKQCLQSLLYWNNETINIYTHLIPALFYLTISVTLINYVVVPHFPTTSIMDYFVINVFLMGAFVCLILSSCFHCLKQHSSRQCTLWSKLDYMGIIILISCSLIPMIYFGYFDHLYYVNFFIILTFSFATLCSICVLNEKFNVPHYRPFRAIVFMLFSFSGFIPILTGFYLFGFHGVFERVALKFVAWEALFYITGATLYGFRIPECFKPGDFDFLGSSHQIFHILVVLGSICHFRAVIKSYILMHSSMN comes from the coding sequence ATGTCTAGAGTTACTACTACAAGGAGGAAACCGACCAAAGTGCAAGCTGTCGCAGTAGGCTCGTCTAATAAACATGCCGACGGAGATAAGACAAAACGCAATTGGAAGAGGCGgctcttcaatttcaatgaacTCCCGGAATGGCAAAGAGACAATGATAAGATATTGACCGGCTACGTAAGAGAAACAAAGTCATTCAAACAGTGCTTGCAATCGCTACTTTATTGGAACAATGAAACAATAAACATATATACACATTTGATTCCGGCATTGTTTTATTTGACGATATCGGTAACACTGATAAATTATGTGGTAGTACCACATTTCCCCACTACATCAATCATGGACTACTTCGTCATCAATGTTTTCCTTATGGGCGCCTTTGTTTGCCTCATACTAAGCAGTTGTTTCCATTGTCTCAAACAACATTCATCCAGGCAATGTACCCTTTGGAGTAAACTGGATTATATGGGCATAATTATCCTGATTTCATGCTCCTTGATCCCCATGATTTATTTTGGATATTTCGATCATTTATACTACgtcaatttcttcataatACTGACTTTCTCCTTCGCTACTTTATGCTCCATTTGTGTCCtcaatgaaaaattcaatgtCCCTCATTATAGACCATTTAGAGCCATCGTGTTCATGCTTTTCAGTTTTAGTGGATTCATCCCCATCCTGACAGGGTTCTATCTTTTCGGATTCCATGGTGTCTTTGAAAGAGTAGCCTTGAAATTCGTAGCATGGGAAGCTTTATTTTACATTACAGGTGCCACATTATATGGATTTAGAATACCGGAATGTTTTAAGCCGGGagattttgatttcttggGTAGTTCACATCAGatatttcatatattgGTCGTGTTGGGATCCATTTGTCATTTCAGAGCAGTTATTAAATCTTATATTTTGATGCACTcatcaatgaattga